The Gossypium hirsutum isolate 1008001.06 chromosome D02, Gossypium_hirsutum_v2.1, whole genome shotgun sequence region GAAGCACTCAAAGCTCATTACAGTGACTTTTCAAATAGACCAAGAGTGACTCTTCAAGTCTGATCAGTTTCATGTACTCAAAGCTAGTTACGGTGCCAATTAAAGAGATGAGTACACAAGCATGAAGGCATTTGGTTAAGGGGAAAATGAAGGGACATCAAGCAGCACATTTAAAGGACCATTAAACCTTCATCAAGTGAAAAGACATGACTTTTCAGCTATGCATGAATCAAGTGAAGGGGCATGACTCTTTGGTTGCCCATTAAGAGCTATAAccgaatttaaatattttaataactttagtTAAATGCTGAAGGTGAAAGGTCACAAATAGGCATTTGAACAGTCATAATaatgcctataaatagtttgtgaGAAGACATTATTTTGGTTAGACAATACAATTTgacattttatgaattttaattcacTTATGAGTTTATTCAACTCTCTAAATTTGTTTAAGACTCAAGCTGACTTATCTAGCATAGCTAGTGGCGTCTTCtttgtttctttgaacttatcactcaaacccgagtgtggcgttcacccctTTTGATTCCTTTGGTTCCTAACTCTCTATAGTTAGCGGGTCAAggtcttttatttcttttccacCATCTTAAGTGATTTATAACTTTCAGGTCAATACTATTAATAGTATTGGTTCACTCTTGTCTTTAAGCTCAACTATCCATTCTATCCAACATTCTAATTTGCttacttcaaatttttttactcGGAGGTCAAGAAAGTGAAGCTTGCGACGAACAGGTTCTCTGATTTTGCCATGATTTGGTGGGATAAATTCACCATGAGTCAGAGAAGAAATGAAGAGAGGCCGATATCAACTTAGTCTAAAATGAAAGCCATGATACGCAAGCGATTCCTCCCATCTTCCTACCTTCGGGAGTGAATTTCTTCATGCCAAATGGCAAAAATGAGATTGTCAAGAATTTTAGCATCCAATGATTGTTTACAAGGAAAGCCCTATCGAGATTCCTATTCAATgaggatttcaaatcaaaataactcaaatttTAAGTTTGAAGCCTATTACGGTGACGAACAAGAAGGTCCCAGTAATTTTTCGTATACGACAAGGTATTCACCCATGAAGAGTCAATCTTTAAGAGATGATCGTGTTTCGTATGAAGGTCCCTCCTCTCTTTCCCAATGAAaggtttctcattttgattccatcttgttttcttcttcttgtaatgaaaaaaaagaaaaagaaattgaaaaggaaaaagaaagcaaaagaaagaaaaaagagattgagatTGCAAAAGCATGCGAgcaagaaaagaaagttgaaaaagaaagagagattgaagaaagaaaagaaagtgtcCAAGAAACGAGTGTAGttgttgaaaaagaaagaaaaataaagaatgaaagtgagttttcaacaaaaaaaagattgtggaaaaagaaagggaatttgaaaaaaaaaacaagtgaaaaggactagagagaacaagaaaaagcgaggaatgttttAACTAACCAACGAGTGAGTTGTCCTTGTGTTGTTTCTTCTTTTCAAGTTTGTCAAGTTTCAACTTAATTACCTTTCCAACGAGATACGGTTTGAATTGATCGAGAAAGGTAAGGTTGAAGGTGAAATGAGCCCACAAATGCTTAATGGTAAGAAAGGTAAAGAATCTTTAGCAATCGAGTCACGACAATCTTGACACGACTCTGCCCCGAAAACATCCTTGGTTCAATTCATCAAGCGCCATTCGAAAATTTGTTACGAGTTGAACTAAgctccatttcagctcaatgagctcgaatcagctcaaATCTAGCTTAATTCCATTTATGGGATAATATAGTCGCTGAAATAATTGTTTGAGTTAGTTAATTAGTTATACACAACTCAATTAGTGTTCATTATTTAATTGGTCCTAAATCTGGatgaatttaattatgcatgttaattgtGTTTTATTACATTTATTAAATCATCTTaattcctacagcttataaatatgttttattgcaTGTTTTCAATGTGTCTTGTCCTAATCGAATTAATTAggccttaatttaattaattgtttcttgttttaattatgtgaATTTAAATAGTCcagattatgttttaattatgtttcagttgaatataaattaatttaagttcATTTGATCCTTTTTTAGGTTGACCGAATGTGGGAGTGCATTTAAGCAAGGTACATGCATGATGGATTCAATGTATTTggtgatacatgcatggaatgcaatcaaaatggtgtgctgatttttgAAGATTCCTATGAGACTATTCGGCCAAGGGAACAAATGTTTACTACTCCAAAGCTGCCAATTATTTCTTTCACATTGATGGATAcatcttggctgttcggttcatAGTGTTCACACTCAAGGATTCTTCAAAGCTGagctttcacacttcaattggcTATTCAATTTCCtattaattgctggtcacttttcagccaaaaattgcatcttaaatgagcttatttaagctcattggccgaacctagctctTCCATGCACCTTCTTAAATCTTCAAAGATTCAATGCTTaatctagaagctgtccatgttcatccaaatttagcTAAGGCCATTAGatgaattcatttgcttaatttctAAGGATGTATGTGGCTATTCGGCTAGCCTTAgctttgcctataaatagttgttatttcattttcgtaaaggactttttgtcaaatttctaaatgaactattgttcttgtgaggatTCTCCCTCTCATATTTTGTGTGAGTCTCGATTtggcttatctagcgtgctagtggcatcAACCGAACTCTTTCCAAATTAATCACCAagcctggtgtggcgttcatccatttcaatataccTTCGGGTCTTACTTCGCtaagtaacgggtcaaggtccatatTCTTgtttccatcttttcaccttaaacaTATAAGATTTGGGGCGGTCCTCATCATAGTATTGAAACTTTCTTGACGTTTAACTTCTATtatccatctccatcaattaccttttctatcctaccttgtttctattctaagcCGAACCTAcgaacaccaaaccactcatctaaacccctttaaaagcttccgcaacccttagcctaaatcacccaattttgacaactccaactactcctatTCGACGAGCATGAAACTACGAGAAACGACTCAATTCACCCGGGCCGattcgcatcatttggtatcagagcaactaaaacgaggagcgtcgatgttcgtatcaagctcggagtaggtttgtaacgtaaaaaaatcaaaataaaatattttttcgagttgtaatttattattattattactattgtattggagtattaaaaaaattcgaaattataaaaaaaaattcaaaaaaaaagtgagaaaaaaagGAGTTGAAAGTTTGTTACTGTTTTCATTTATACCTACtacgatcatcaagtttcccttcctaccattatttacccctTCCaatgccacactttaaaccaaaatttttttctttgttcagcctatcctacacccgacgttatccctggTAACCCATTTTGAAGCCGACCCCAAAGTTGCAATAGGTTTATACGAGACAAAATACGAAATCACGAGAGTGAGAAGAGCGGTAAAAGGAACGAGAGTTTGGTGAGTTCATTAGAGCGAgtaaaagcctaaaagagagagttcaaacacgagagtGAGTGAATTCTTCTTTgagagtgaaacgtgagattttgtggtgaggtatttactttctattttattttaaccactttaattttaagcaaaaaaaattttaaaaaaaatttattatgtctcaagaagaatttttCGAATCaaaattccaatatttgatgcaagagatgcgtagaatggggaaatcaaaatttgataaattgcatgatcgattggatcaagtggagaaaagagcccaaagaggacaacttaattcaagtgcaaGGGAAAAAATGAGATTGCCAAGAAGACGAACATCCAACgaatattcgagaagagattcatatcatgattcctattcaacgaggaattcAAGACGATGCAAAGCAAGTTTCGAGTGTGAAGTTTTCCAAGGTGACGAacaagaaatcccaagtaatccTTCGTATGCCCTAAGGTACTCGTCCATTGAGAATCAAATTCGAAAAGGTGATCATTGTTCGTATACAAGTCATTCTGATATGGCGTTGCTTATCGAAACAACGAACCTTGAAGAATTGCGGATCTAGGATTATAGCAACATCCTTTCTGCAGCATAAACAACacacaaaaaaacaaaagaaagggaacaaaattcaacatataaaaaaattggagACGAAAAACTCGAAAGAACCTGCACAATAGATTATGCAAGCCCGAATCGAATATGTTTCACGTCGAAGGATTTGGACCCTCTAGATAGTAATCTAGGAACCCTAAGTATCAAGGAAGTTTTGACACGACAAACTAAGTCTGAAATTTCAAAAGAAAGTTCAATGAAGAAccgaaattgagaaaaaaattctcacaagtatttgtttaataaaaatcATCTAACCAGATTACATTGTTTGAACATCTATTTATAAGTACAAAGAAGGGGTTGTCGAATTTGAATTTGTGGCTGTAAATAAAGAATTCAAATTTGAATATGAAGGAGTTATATCCTCTCTTAGCGTCATCAAATTCCAGCCACACATTTAATATGTGTGAAACATTTGAAATTCAAACATTTGAACTCTTGTTCTTATCCAAAATGTTTGAAATTCAAACATTTGAACTCTTGTTCTTATCCCTTTGAATTTGGCATCATATGTAGAGAAGAGGGCTGATTTTGGCCACACATGCACACACATGTGTCAAGGCTGTTATGTGTGTGCTTTACATGCTGGGATGCCACCTTGGCTGCCACATGTGTATGGGACACCCCCAACACGTAGGACACCTTCCAGCTACATCTGGACTTGTTAGCTAGAGTTGAGCTGGTGGAGCTTAAATTGAGCTAGCTGGAAATgtattgagctgaaatgagctggaAACGAACTTTCAAAACTATTTCGAGCTGAGAGGAGCTACAAGCACATATTTGAGCTTCAACTGAGCTAGAAATGAGGCCTTAAGCTGCTGTCCATTATTGTacctatatcaaaacatatcaaacttCCATCAAAGTCTTGTAAATTTAATGGAAATCACAATTACAAGCTGGAACActtgcaattcttattctttaacACACTTATAATTTAGAAACAACTTAGAAACAATACAAATACTATCAACCCAATTGCAGAAAGTACTTAGCAtaacttatacatacttaaacgCATGAACTACTAATATAACAGAGTTATATCACATATCAGCATGCAACATGTTATAAAGCCTATGTTCGAAGGCGTGAACATGATCGAATGAATCTGGAATCGTAGGACAAGTAAGGAATAAGACTTCCCTAAATTTCTTTACCTTAGAACGGGTAATAGGTCCTAATGGTAAGACCTCCGGATCAGTTTTCTTTGTTGGCGTAACTGTGCTCACATCATCCCCCCTTCTTGAAaaggatttgtcctcaaatctaTAGAATCATCATAAGGGGTTAAATAAAAAACACTAAATGTGGCACTCACGTTGTATTCTCCCTGCAAGTCTAACTTGTAGGCGTTGTTATTCACTTTCTCCAACACCTAAAAAGAACCATCTCCGTGCGGTAACAGCTTGGACCGCCTTTGGGCTGGAAAACATTCCTTTCGAAAATAAACCTATACCCAATCACCAACATCGAAGGTGACTCGCTTTCTACCCTTATTTGCATGCTTTTCGTGCTGCCGAGTCCTTAGTTCGAGGTTTTCCTTAACCTGTTGATGCAATTTCTTCACATATTCTGCTTTTGATTTATCGTCACTGTTCGTCACCTGTTCCTGTGGCAAAGGCAACATATCTAGAGGTGTAATAGGATTAAAGCCATAAACAACCTCAAAAGGTGACATCTTAGTAGCAGAATGTACAACAtggttataagcgaattcaacaTGTGGCAAACAATCTTcccaagttttgatttttttaatgatgGAACGAAGTAAAGTAGATAAAACTCTGTTAACAACCTCAGTTTTCCCATCAGTTTGGGGACAACAAGTAGTAGAAAACATAAGTTTCATACCTAATTTGCTCCAAAGAGTCCTCTAGAAATGACTCAAAAACTTCACATCCCTGTCAGAAACAATCGACCTAGGGATACCATGTAATCGTACAACATCTCTAAAGAACAAGTTGGCCACATTAACAAcatcatcagtcttatggcaTGAAATGAAATGTGCCATCTTCAAGAACCTATCAACCACAACAAATATGCTATCCCTTCCTGTTCTAGTTCGAGGCAatcccaaaacaaagtccattgaAATATCAGTCCAAGGGGATTCAGGAATAGGTAAAGGTAAGTACATACCATGTGGTGAAACCTTCGATTTTGCTTTCCGACAAGTCACACAACTTTCACAATACCTTTCAACGTCCCTGCGCATCTTAGGCCAAAAAAGATGCTCTTTTAAGGTGTGTAACGTTTTAGTGACCCCAAAATGACCCATCAATCCACCTTCATGTGCTTCACGGATCAGTATATCACGCATTGAACCCTGTGGAATGCATATCCTATTTTGTTTGAAAAGATATCCATCATGCCTGTAGAATTTTCCATCTGCTCCTTTCTCACAAGCATTATACTTGTCTCTAAAATCAGGATCATCAGAATGTAATTCTTTAATATATGCAAATCTGATCAACTGTGAAACAAGGTAACTCAAAAGGGTATACCTACGTGATAATGCATCAGCAACGACATTGTCTTTTCCTTTTTTGTAACGAATGACATAAGGAAAAGATTCCAAAAATTCAACCCATTTAGCATGCCGTTTATTCAATTTATGCTGACCTGTAATATATCGCAAAGCCTCATGGTTAGTGTGGATGACAAACTCTTTAGGCAACAAATAATGCTGCCACGTCTCCAAAGCCCGGATCAATACGTACATTACCTTATAATAGACAGGATAATTCAACGTTGCTCCTCTAAGTTTCTCACTGAAATATGCAACGGGCCTCTTTTCCTGTGACAAAACAGCACCTATACCAactccagaagcatcacattcaatttcaaacattttatcAAAATCAGGTAATGCTAAAACAGGCACTTTTGTCAAataatcttaaattttttaaaaggcaTCTTCTTGTTCTTTACCCCAAGAGAAGATGAAATTCTTCTTTATAATCCCGGTTAAGGGAGCGGTAATAAAACTGAATTGGGGAACAAACCGACGGTAAAAATTGGCTAAACCATGAAATGATCTAACCTGACTAATGGATGTCGGTCGTGGCCAATCTTGAATCGCCTTTATCTTCTCAGGATCAACCTCAACTCCCTGAGAACTAACAATATAACCAAGAAATGTAAGTTTGTTAGTACAAAACACACATTTCTCCATGTTACCAAACAATTTCTCTTCtcgcaaagtttgcaaaacaTCTCGTAAATGTTCTATGTGATCCTGCAAAGTCTTGCTATAAATTAGTATGTCATCAAAGTATACAACACAAAATTTGCCTATAAAAGATCGCAGAACATGATTCACTAATCGCATAAAAGTACTAGGTGCGTTCGTTAATCTAAATGGCATCACTAACCATTCGTACAAACCTAACTTTGTTTTGAAAGCTGTCTTCCACTCATCGCCTTCTTTCATGCGAAACTGGTGATTTCCACTCTTCAAATCAATTTTGGAGAAGATAGTCGCTCCGCATAATTCATTTAGCATGTCATCGAGTCTAGGAATGGGGTGTCGATACTTGATTGTGATTTGATTTACTGCTCAACAATCAACACACATCCTCTaagtcccatctttcttaggtacAAACAACACTAGTACTGCACACTGGCTTAAACTCTTTCGAATGTAACCTTTATCCAACAACTCTAAAATCTGTCTTTGAAGTTCCTTTGTCTCTTCGGGGTTACTTCGATAGGCTGATCTATTTGGAATTGTGGCTCCAGGAATGAAATCAATCTGGTGCTCAATGCCACGAAGAGGGGGTAAACCCTTGGGTGTTTCATCCGGAAACACATCTTGAAATTCCTGCAAAAGAGATGAAATGGAAGCAGGCAAAACATTAGAAGTTTCAAACAATAAACAAGAATCTTTAAACAACAAAATGAGCAAAGATTGTTGAGAGGAAAGACATTTCCTGATTTCTTTGCTACTTGCAGACACAGTCATCTTGTTTTTCCCACGAACTTCTTCAGTATTCTTTCGCAATCTCTCCTGATCTTCTTGCACTTGACACAGTGTCAAAGGTGCTAAGATGAACTTCTTTCCTTTGTGCATAAAAGAATATCTGTTTGTAAAACCATCGTGCGTCATCCTCTTATCAAACTACCACAACGACCTAATAGCAAATGGTTCGTATACATTGAAACGACATCGCAAAGTACTTCATCCTTGTACTTTCCAATGGCAAACGGAACTAACACCTGCTTGTTTACTTTAATCTCTCCTCCATTATTTAGCCACTGCAACTTGTAGGGATTGAGATGCTTTGTCGTCTTCAGTCCTAACTTTTCAACCATTACGGAACTAGCAACATTAGTGCAACTACCACCACCGATAATTACAACACATACCTTGTCATTGACGAGACATCTTGTATGAAAGATGTTCTCTCGTTGCTGTTCTTCTTGAGTCGGTTGAGTGTTCAAACTTCTCTTGATAACAAGTGCTTCACCGGTTGCAAATGTCTACACATTGTCATCATCTTCATCAACATCTACTGTATGAAGTTCTGGCTCTTCTGCTTTTGTCTCGGACTCAATCTTGCCACTCTCTAATAGTATCATGGTCCTCCAATTTTGACATTGACTGACAATATGTCGTCTACCAAGGCACTTAAAGCACAAAATGTCTCTCGAACGTTCTGGTTGCATTTGTTGTTTCCCAAGCCCAACATCAACAACTGGAGCCTTGGGTTTGCTCGTTTCACCCTTTTCTTTGATTTGGAATGGTGTTTGCTTCCTGAAATTGTTAGGAGTACCCAAAGGATTGGAAAATGATTTAAATGGAGTATTACCTCTATTAGAAGACTTTCTACGTTGCTGTCTTTCAACTTTAATCGCCATATGCACTATGCCCTCCAACTCAACATAATGCTACAACTCAACAACGTTAGAAATTTCAGAGTTTAATCCTGCAAGGAATCGTGCGATAGTAGCCTCTCGATCCTCAACAATGTTGGCTCGCATCATGGACACCTCTATGTCCTTGTAGTAGTCTTCTACACTCCCATTTCCCTGTTTTATTGATTGGAATTTCTGGAATAAATCACGATGATAGTGAGAAGGAACAAATCTCTTGCGCATGATTTGCTTCATTGCTGCCCAAGTTCTCATGGGACCTTCACCGGTACGTCTTCGACTTATCAATAATTGATCCCACTAGATCAAGGCGTAGTCTGTGTGTGGCAGCcctaaactgaccctagtcgaaaagtggtttcaggaccacgaaaccgagccctataagaaattaaaagatatattccatgtttataatgtgagtaaatgcatgtgtgaaagtttcatgcattaatttgattatttttatgtgaatttagttaaaaaggacttatgtgaaaaatattaaaattgtggtaggttgaagtgtagtggtcaaatattgcatggcttaaaatatggggatttgcatgtcaaattccccatttttatgtaagtggccggccatgat contains the following coding sequences:
- the LOC107908058 gene encoding uncharacterized protein encodes the protein MVEKLGLKTTKHLNPYKLQWLNNGGEIKVNKQVLVPFAIGKYKDEVLCDVVSIYSFMHKGKKFILAPLTLCQVQEDQERLRKNTEEVRGKNKMTVSASSKEIRKCLSSQQSLLILLFKDSCLLFETSNVLPASISSLLQEFQDVFPDETPKGLPPLRGIEHQIDFIPGATIPNRSAYRSNPEETKELQRQILELLDKGYIRKSLSQCAVLVLFVPKKDGT